Proteins encoded by one window of Roseofilum casamattae BLCC-M143:
- the rplK gene encoding 50S ribosomal protein L11 has protein sequence MAKKVVAMIKLALPAGKANPAPPVGPALGQHGVNIMMFCKEYNAKTADQAGMVIPVEISVYEDRSFTFVLKTPPASVLIKKAAKIDKGSAEPNKQKVGTITRTQLQEIAQTKMPDLNANDIEAAMNIVAGTARNMGVKVVD, from the coding sequence ATGGCCAAAAAAGTTGTAGCCATGATTAAGTTAGCTCTGCCCGCTGGCAAAGCTAACCCCGCTCCCCCCGTCGGTCCCGCTCTGGGTCAACACGGGGTGAACATCATGATGTTCTGTAAAGAATACAATGCCAAAACGGCCGACCAAGCCGGGATGGTCATTCCGGTAGAAATTTCGGTGTATGAAGACCGCAGTTTTACTTTTGTTCTGAAAACGCCACCGGCATCGGTTTTGATCAAAAAAGCAGCCAAAATTGATAAAGGTTCGGCCGAACCGAATAAACAGAAAGTCGGAACCATTACCCGCACCCAACTACAAGAAATTGCCCAAACCAAAATGCCCGACCTCAATGCCAATGACATTGAAGCGGCCATGAACATTGTTGCCGGAACGGCCCGCAATATGGGAGTGAAGGTCGTAGACTAG
- the rplA gene encoding 50S ribosomal protein L1: MPKKRSRRLEALYQKVEERPYEPLEAIQLLKETATAKFSEAAEVHIRLGIDPKYTDQQLRTTVTLPKGTGQTVRVAVIARGEKVAEASNGGADVVGSEDLIDEIQKGRMDFDRLIATPDMMPQVAKLGRLLGPRGLMPSPKAGTVTFDLVTAIEEVKAGKLEFRADRTGIVHLLFGKAEFSAEDLLENLRALQDTIDRNKPSGAKGRYWRTVHLCATMGPPIEVDIAALRELKAAEAT; this comes from the coding sequence ATGCCTAAAAAGCGATCGCGCCGACTCGAAGCGCTGTACCAAAAAGTAGAAGAGAGGCCCTACGAACCCCTCGAAGCCATTCAATTACTGAAAGAAACAGCTACAGCTAAATTTTCAGAAGCGGCAGAAGTCCACATCCGTCTCGGTATCGATCCCAAATATACCGACCAACAACTGCGAACCACCGTAACCCTCCCCAAAGGAACCGGGCAAACTGTTCGCGTTGCTGTCATCGCTCGCGGTGAAAAAGTAGCGGAAGCCTCCAACGGTGGAGCTGATGTGGTTGGCTCGGAAGACCTGATCGATGAAATCCAGAAAGGACGGATGGATTTTGACCGACTCATTGCGACTCCAGATATGATGCCGCAAGTGGCTAAACTCGGTCGCTTGCTCGGACCTCGCGGCTTAATGCCATCGCCGAAAGCCGGAACCGTTACTTTCGATCTCGTTACTGCGATCGAAGAAGTGAAAGCCGGTAAACTAGAATTTCGGGCAGACCGTACCGGAATTGTCCATCTGCTCTTTGGCAAAGCTGAATTCAGTGCCGAAGACCTGCTGGAAAACCTGAGAGCGTTGCAAGATACCATCGATCGCAATAAGCCTTCAGGAGCGAAAGGACGCTACTGGCGCACCGTCCATCTTTGTGCCACTATGGGCCCCCCTATAGAGGTCGATATTGCAGCATTGCGGGAGCTGAAAGCAGCCGAAGCAACCTAA